The following coding sequences lie in one Microbacterium sp. XT11 genomic window:
- a CDS encoding phospho-sugar mutase has translation MSADRLAQARAWLRQDPDHETRDELAGLITRAASGDENAVAELDDRFGSRLAFGTAGLRGELGAGSNRMNRVLVAQAAAGFAAYLREKSPDRAPTVVIGYDGRRNSRVFATDSAEIFAGAGLRAVLLPRLLPTPVLAFAVRHLQADAGVMVTASHNPPNDNGYKVYLGGADAGSQIVAPADAEIAAHIEKVADAGDVGALPRSASYETAGEDVVSAYIEATAAVAPAPSSASGLRWVYTAMHGVGWETLSRIVERAGYPQPMVVGEQLSPDATFRTVAFPNPEEPGAMDLAFAKARRVQADFILANDPDADRLAVAIPDPSADGGWRRLTGNEVGLLLGARAARAAQGTPGAALACSLVSSPGLGAIAAHHGLDFHETLTGFKWISRAPGIVFGYEEALGYLVNPGTVRDKDGISAAVAVLGLAAEARDRGVGIADLLDELGETYGHFASGQVSIRVDDVSIIADVMLSLRTLPPTMIGAHPIGAAEDLLNAAPGAPTGDVLRYRLADGARVIVRPSGTEPKLKVYIDAKAESAERARETVAELDTGVRALLAERS, from the coding sequence ATGAGCGCGGACAGGCTCGCGCAGGCGAGGGCGTGGCTGCGGCAGGACCCCGACCATGAGACCCGCGACGAGCTCGCCGGCCTCATCACCCGCGCCGCCTCCGGCGACGAGAACGCCGTCGCCGAGCTCGACGACCGCTTCGGATCGCGCCTGGCCTTCGGCACCGCCGGGCTGCGCGGAGAGCTCGGCGCCGGCAGCAACCGCATGAACAGGGTGCTCGTGGCGCAGGCGGCCGCCGGGTTCGCCGCCTACCTGCGCGAGAAGTCGCCGGATCGCGCGCCCACCGTGGTGATCGGCTACGACGGCCGGCGCAACTCCCGGGTGTTCGCCACCGACTCCGCGGAGATCTTCGCCGGCGCAGGGCTCCGAGCCGTGCTCCTGCCGCGGCTCCTGCCCACGCCCGTGCTCGCCTTCGCGGTGCGTCACCTGCAAGCCGACGCAGGCGTCATGGTGACGGCCAGCCACAACCCGCCCAACGACAACGGCTACAAGGTGTACCTCGGCGGTGCCGACGCGGGCTCGCAGATCGTCGCGCCCGCCGACGCCGAGATCGCCGCGCACATCGAGAAGGTCGCCGACGCGGGCGATGTCGGCGCGCTCCCCCGCTCCGCCTCGTACGAGACCGCGGGCGAGGACGTCGTCTCGGCGTACATCGAGGCGACGGCCGCCGTCGCACCGGCGCCGTCGAGCGCGTCAGGGCTGCGCTGGGTGTACACAGCCATGCACGGCGTCGGATGGGAGACCCTGTCGCGGATCGTCGAGCGCGCCGGGTACCCCCAGCCGATGGTGGTCGGGGAACAGCTCTCCCCCGACGCCACCTTCCGCACCGTCGCCTTCCCGAACCCGGAGGAGCCTGGCGCCATGGATCTGGCGTTCGCGAAGGCCCGCCGAGTGCAGGCCGACTTCATCCTCGCGAACGATCCCGACGCCGACCGCCTCGCCGTCGCGATCCCCGACCCCTCGGCCGACGGCGGATGGCGCCGGCTCACCGGCAACGAGGTCGGCCTGCTGCTCGGGGCGAGGGCCGCACGCGCCGCACAGGGCACGCCCGGCGCCGCCCTCGCCTGCTCGCTCGTCTCCTCTCCCGGCCTCGGGGCGATCGCCGCCCACCACGGCCTGGACTTCCACGAGACCCTCACGGGCTTCAAGTGGATCTCGCGGGCGCCCGGGATCGTCTTCGGCTACGAGGAGGCGCTCGGGTACCTGGTGAACCCCGGTACAGTTCGCGACAAGGACGGCATCTCCGCCGCCGTCGCCGTGCTCGGTCTGGCCGCCGAGGCGCGCGATCGGGGCGTCGGCATCGCCGACCTGCTCGACGAGCTCGGTGAGACCTACGGCCACTTCGCCAGCGGCCAGGTGTCGATCAGGGTCGACGACGTGTCGATCATCGCCGACGTGATGCTGTCGCTTCGCACGCTGCCGCCGACCATGATCGGCGCGCATCCCATCGGCGCGGCGGAGGACCTGCTGAACGCGGCGCCGGGCGCACCCACCGGCGACGTGCTGCGGTACCGGCTCGCCGACGGGGCGCGAGTCATCGTGCGGCCGAGCGGGACGGAGCCGAAGCTGAAGGTGTACATCGACGCGAAGGCCGAGTCCGCCGAGCGGGCGCGCGAGACGGTCGCGGAGCTCGACACGGGCGTGCGGGCGCTCCTCGCCGAGCGCTCCTGA
- a CDS encoding acetyl/propionyl/methylcrotonyl-CoA carboxylase subunit alpha gives MPDIAKVLIANRGEIAVRIIRAARDSGISSVAVYADQDRDALHTRLADEAYTLGGSTSAETYLQIEKILSVARRAGADAVHPGYGFLAENAEFARAVIDAGLTWIGPSPEAIEALGDKVTARHVAEKVGAPLAPGTPGPVAGADEVIAFAKEHGLPIAIKAAYGGGGRGLKVARELDEVAELFESATREAVAAFGRGECFVEKYLDKPRHVETQCLADAAGNVVVISTRDCSLQRRHQKLVEEAPAPFLTEEQNAQLYAASKAILKEVGYVGAGTCEFLIGADGTVSFLEVNTRLQVEHPVSEEVTGIDLVREQFRIAAGGTIDYDDPAPQGHSIEFRINGEDPGRGFLPQPGPIHVFKTFGGPGIRLDSGVTAGDSVSGAFDSLLAKIIVTGRDRAEALERSRRALDEFEVAGLPTVLPFHRKVVRDPAFTAENGEFGVYTRWIETEFVNDIPAWDGELESPAAPEGRHTVVVEVGGKRLEVSLPDRVAAAAGTAGRPAAVPPSRRSHATAVSAGASGDAVKSPMQATVVKVAVEDGQQVVKGDLVVVLEAMKMEQPLQAHKDGVVGNINADAGSTVSAGHQLLTIS, from the coding sequence ATGCCTGATATCGCCAAGGTTCTCATCGCCAACCGCGGCGAGATCGCCGTACGCATCATCCGCGCAGCGCGTGACTCGGGGATCTCCTCGGTCGCCGTCTACGCCGACCAGGACCGCGACGCCCTGCACACCCGTCTCGCCGACGAGGCCTACACGCTCGGCGGATCGACGAGCGCCGAGACGTACCTGCAGATCGAGAAGATCCTCTCGGTGGCTCGCCGCGCCGGCGCAGACGCGGTGCACCCGGGGTACGGCTTCCTCGCCGAGAACGCGGAGTTCGCCCGCGCCGTCATCGATGCGGGCCTGACCTGGATCGGCCCCTCCCCTGAGGCCATCGAGGCCCTGGGCGACAAGGTCACCGCGCGACACGTCGCCGAGAAGGTCGGCGCACCGCTCGCGCCGGGCACGCCGGGCCCCGTGGCCGGCGCCGACGAGGTCATCGCCTTCGCGAAGGAGCACGGTCTCCCGATCGCGATCAAGGCGGCATACGGCGGTGGCGGGCGCGGTCTGAAGGTCGCGCGCGAGCTCGACGAGGTCGCCGAGCTCTTCGAGTCGGCCACCCGCGAGGCCGTCGCCGCCTTCGGTCGAGGCGAGTGCTTCGTCGAGAAGTACCTCGACAAGCCGCGTCACGTCGAGACGCAGTGCCTCGCCGACGCCGCGGGCAACGTCGTGGTGATCTCCACGCGCGACTGCTCGCTGCAGCGCCGTCACCAGAAGCTCGTCGAGGAGGCGCCGGCTCCGTTCCTCACGGAAGAGCAGAACGCGCAGCTGTACGCGGCATCCAAGGCCATCCTCAAGGAGGTCGGCTACGTCGGCGCTGGAACGTGCGAGTTCCTCATCGGCGCGGACGGCACCGTGTCGTTCCTCGAGGTGAACACGCGCCTGCAGGTCGAGCACCCGGTCTCCGAGGAGGTCACCGGGATCGACCTCGTGCGCGAGCAGTTCCGCATCGCCGCCGGCGGCACCATCGACTACGACGATCCCGCTCCGCAGGGGCACTCGATCGAGTTCCGCATCAACGGCGAGGACCCCGGGCGCGGCTTCCTGCCACAGCCGGGCCCCATCCACGTCTTCAAGACCTTCGGCGGCCCCGGCATCCGCCTCGACTCGGGCGTGACCGCCGGAGACTCGGTGTCGGGCGCGTTCGACTCGCTCCTGGCCAAGATCATCGTGACGGGGCGCGACCGCGCGGAGGCGCTGGAGCGCTCGCGCCGCGCTCTCGACGAGTTCGAGGTCGCCGGGCTCCCCACCGTGCTGCCGTTCCACCGCAAGGTCGTCCGCGACCCCGCATTCACGGCGGAGAACGGTGAGTTCGGCGTGTACACCCGGTGGATCGAGACAGAGTTCGTCAACGACATCCCCGCGTGGGACGGCGAGCTCGAGTCGCCCGCCGCTCCCGAGGGTCGCCACACGGTCGTCGTCGAGGTCGGCGGGAAGCGCCTCGAGGTGAGCCTCCCCGACCGCGTCGCCGCTGCAGCGGGGACGGCGGGTCGCCCCGCGGCGGTCCCGCCGTCGCGTCGCAGCCACGCCACCGCTGTGAGCGCGGGCGCCTCCGGCGACGCCGTCAAGTCGCCCATGCAGGCCACGGTCGTCAAGGTCGCGGTCGAGGACGGCCAGCAGGTCGTCAAGGGAGACCTGGTGGTGGTGCTCGAAGCCATGAAGATGGAGCAGCCGCTGCAGGCGCACAAGGACGGCGTCGTCGGGAACATCAACGCGGATGCCGGCTCCACGGTCTCCGCCGGTCACCAGCTGCTCACCATCAGCTGA
- a CDS encoding NAD(P)H-quinone dehydrogenase, whose product MEIMSSTTFERTQRVAVLGGGPGGYEAALAAAQLGAEVTLVERVGVGGSAVLTDVVPSKSLIATADAAVAISEASDLGVQFYAKGENGKPLKPEIAINLAAVNKRLIALAGQQSEDMRTTLLEAGVRILSGHGRLEGPNAIVVSTGQGGTDFDRVEADTIVVAVGASPRELDSAKPDGKRILTWTQLYDMKALPEHLIVVGSGVTGAEFASAYMNLGAEVTLISSREQVLPGEDQDAARVLEKVFKRGGMQVLSKSRADKVEVVDGGVVVTLADGRTVEGTHCLMAVGSIPNTAGIGLEEAGVELTESGHVRVNRVARTSVPNIYAVGDCTNFFPLASVASMQGRTAVFHALGDIVIPLEQIKITSNIFTAPEIATVGFSEKDVEDGVADGLVYKLPLAANPRAKMMGIKDGFVKLIARKGSGTVIGGVIVAPKASELIYPIAVAVERRLTVDQVSRVFAAYPSLSSSITDASRAMHLVNIS is encoded by the coding sequence ATGGAGATCATGTCTTCCACCACTTTCGAGCGCACTCAGCGCGTCGCCGTCCTCGGCGGCGGTCCCGGCGGTTATGAGGCGGCTCTGGCCGCCGCTCAGCTCGGAGCCGAGGTGACGCTGGTGGAGCGGGTGGGCGTCGGCGGCTCCGCCGTGCTCACCGACGTCGTGCCGTCCAAGAGCCTCATCGCCACGGCCGACGCCGCGGTCGCGATCTCCGAGGCCAGCGACCTCGGCGTGCAGTTCTACGCCAAGGGCGAGAACGGCAAGCCGCTCAAGCCCGAGATCGCCATCAACCTCGCGGCCGTCAACAAGCGCCTCATCGCCCTCGCCGGCCAGCAGTCGGAGGACATGCGCACGACGCTGCTCGAGGCCGGCGTGCGCATCCTCTCCGGGCACGGTCGGCTCGAGGGGCCGAATGCCATCGTGGTCTCCACCGGCCAGGGCGGCACGGACTTCGATCGCGTCGAGGCCGACACGATCGTCGTGGCGGTCGGCGCCTCGCCCCGCGAGCTCGACTCGGCCAAGCCCGACGGGAAGCGGATCCTCACGTGGACGCAGCTCTACGACATGAAGGCCCTGCCCGAGCACCTGATCGTCGTCGGCTCCGGGGTGACCGGCGCGGAGTTCGCGTCGGCGTACATGAACCTCGGCGCCGAGGTCACGCTCATCTCCAGCCGTGAACAGGTGCTCCCCGGGGAGGATCAGGACGCGGCGCGCGTGCTCGAGAAGGTGTTCAAGCGCGGCGGGATGCAGGTGCTGTCGAAGTCCCGTGCCGACAAGGTCGAGGTGGTCGACGGCGGAGTCGTCGTCACGCTCGCCGACGGAAGGACGGTCGAGGGCACCCACTGCCTCATGGCTGTCGGGTCGATCCCGAACACCGCGGGGATCGGTCTGGAGGAGGCGGGGGTCGAGCTCACCGAGTCCGGCCACGTGCGCGTCAACAGGGTCGCCCGCACCTCGGTGCCGAACATCTACGCGGTCGGCGACTGCACGAACTTCTTCCCGCTCGCGTCCGTGGCCTCGATGCAGGGCCGTACGGCGGTGTTCCACGCGCTCGGCGACATCGTGATCCCGTTGGAGCAGATCAAGATCACCTCCAACATCTTCACCGCGCCCGAGATCGCCACGGTCGGCTTCTCGGAGAAGGACGTCGAGGACGGCGTGGCCGACGGGCTCGTCTACAAGCTCCCGCTCGCCGCGAACCCGCGGGCCAAGATGATGGGCATCAAGGACGGCTTCGTGAAGCTCATCGCGCGCAAGGGGTCGGGCACCGTCATCGGCGGGGTGATCGTGGCGCCGAAGGCGTCAGAGCTCATCTACCCGATCGCGGTCGCGGTCGAGCGGCGGCTGACGGTCGACCAGGTGTCGCGCGTGTTCGCCGCCTACCCCTCGCTCTCCAGCAGCATCACCGACGCCAGCCGCGCGATGCACCTCGTGAACATCAGCTGA
- a CDS encoding Maf family protein has protein sequence MRVCLASTSPARLMLLRQAGIEPMTMSPEVDEDAVAAAAEKERGAELAPEELVLLLARAKAADAARRLASDGDFDGLVIGGDSMFALGGRVYGKPYTPEEATRRWQEMRGATGILHSGHSVYRLTPGAEPVEVTAVAHAAVTFADDVSDGEIAAYVASGEPLHVAGAFTVDSLGGAFITRVEGDPSTVVGMSLSTVRRLAADLGVRWTDLWS, from the coding sequence ATGCGCGTCTGCCTCGCCTCCACGTCGCCCGCCCGGCTCATGCTCCTGCGTCAGGCCGGGATCGAACCGATGACGATGTCCCCGGAGGTCGACGAGGACGCCGTCGCGGCCGCCGCCGAGAAAGAGCGCGGCGCCGAGCTGGCGCCAGAGGAGCTCGTGCTGCTGCTGGCTCGGGCCAAGGCGGCCGACGCGGCGCGACGGCTCGCCTCCGACGGCGACTTCGACGGCCTCGTCATCGGCGGTGACTCGATGTTCGCCCTCGGCGGCCGGGTGTACGGCAAGCCGTATACGCCGGAGGAGGCCACCAGGCGCTGGCAGGAGATGCGGGGCGCCACCGGCATCCTGCACTCGGGGCATTCCGTGTACCGCCTGACTCCGGGGGCCGAGCCGGTGGAGGTGACGGCGGTCGCACACGCAGCGGTGACCTTCGCCGACGACGTCTCGGATGGCGAGATCGCCGCGTACGTGGCCTCCGGCGAGCCGTTGCACGTGGCCGGAGCCTTCACCGTCGACAGCCTGGGCGGTGCCTTCATCACGCGTGTCGAGGGCGATCCGTCGACCGTGGTGGGGATGTCGTTGTCGACCGTCCGCCGTCTCGCCGCCGACCTGGGCGTCCGGTGGACCGATCTGTGGTCGTAG
- a CDS encoding acyl-CoA carboxylase subunit epsilon: MSAHDQQRPPTIEIVRGTATEEELAALIAVVSDAYAQEEADAVAPEPRVSAWTRTQRPLRTPLRRDIPWGRFAG, from the coding sequence GTGAGCGCGCACGACCAGCAGCGTCCTCCGACGATCGAGATCGTGCGCGGGACCGCCACGGAAGAGGAGCTCGCCGCGCTGATCGCCGTGGTCAGCGACGCGTACGCGCAGGAGGAGGCGGATGCCGTCGCGCCCGAGCCGCGCGTGTCGGCGTGGACGCGCACACAGCGCCCGCTGCGCACGCCGTTGCGGCGGGACATCCCCTGGGGTCGCTTCGCCGGCTGA
- a CDS encoding HPr family phosphocarrier protein: protein MPTRRVTISAHNGVHARPVAELARLALAYGRPVVVRTADGAEADVTSVLAVMDLALAEGDTVELTTVDGPASDAVLDAMADVLAPRLP, encoded by the coding sequence ATGCCGACGAGACGGGTCACGATCAGCGCGCACAACGGCGTTCACGCGCGCCCGGTGGCTGAGCTCGCGCGTCTCGCCCTCGCCTACGGCCGGCCGGTCGTCGTGCGCACCGCCGACGGCGCGGAGGCCGACGTCACGAGCGTGCTCGCCGTCATGGATCTCGCCCTCGCCGAGGGCGACACCGTGGAGCTCACGACCGTCGACGGTCCGGCATCCGATGCCGTCCTCGACGCGATGGCCGACGTGCTGGCCCCGCGGCTACCCTGA
- a CDS encoding response regulator transcription factor: protein MSRVALIDDHESVRLGLEAACARDGGETVVFSGSTVASYIEWRAASGEPPADVVVLDLTLGDGTTVTENVTSLVADGASVVIHSVADRPAAVREALAAGAAGVVSKSSALDDVLDAIRTVAQGEALNNVEWASAVDGDRDFADAQLSAREREVLRLYATGLPLKAVAERLGVAYSTAKENISRIRVKYVGVGRPASTKVDLLRRAMEDGIVTSDGMPSAR, encoded by the coding sequence ATGAGCAGGGTGGCACTCATCGATGACCACGAGTCCGTCCGTCTCGGCCTCGAGGCCGCATGCGCGCGGGACGGCGGCGAGACGGTCGTGTTCTCCGGCAGCACTGTCGCGTCGTACATCGAGTGGCGCGCCGCGTCAGGCGAGCCCCCGGCCGACGTCGTCGTGCTGGACCTGACGCTCGGCGACGGCACCACCGTCACGGAGAACGTGACATCCCTCGTCGCCGACGGCGCCAGCGTCGTCATCCACAGCGTCGCCGACCGACCGGCCGCGGTACGAGAAGCGCTCGCGGCCGGAGCGGCGGGGGTCGTGAGCAAGTCCTCGGCGCTCGACGACGTGCTCGACGCCATCCGCACCGTCGCGCAGGGCGAGGCGCTGAACAACGTCGAGTGGGCCAGCGCGGTCGACGGCGACCGCGACTTCGCCGACGCGCAGCTCTCGGCGCGCGAACGCGAGGTGCTCCGGCTGTATGCGACGGGCCTCCCGCTCAAGGCCGTCGCCGAGCGGCTCGGCGTGGCCTACTCCACGGCCAAGGAGAACATCTCCCGCATCCGCGTCAAGTACGTCGGCGTCGGCCGCCCCGCCTCGACGAAGGTCGATCTGCTGCGACGGGCGATGGAGGACGGCATCGTCACGTCGGACGGGATGCCGAGTGCCCGCTGA
- a CDS encoding ROK family transcriptional regulator, with product MGMRRGTNLPRMGDFNQSVILETIRRSGQGMSRIELSEATGLSAQTVTNITRRLLDEGFIEEAGRTITGPGKPRVMLRLVPHSRFSIGVHLDPSVITFVLLDLAGTPVRRRVAHTPATEPQRIVAAMAEAVGALIADAGVDRSAIAGVGVAAPGPLDAAKGTVIDPPKLDGWHRVPLRAVLAEATGLAVTLEKDTTAAAVGELWMGRGPADESFLFVYLGTGVGASLVRAGEPIPGSSRNFGEVGHIMVDPYGPRCTCGSRGCVEVVCTPQAIVEQAQRTGALPGRDDASTVEELFTDLCERADRGEAPALDALRAAARNLSVLIAALSNVLDVDRVVLGGPFWSRVSGVYLDVIPGELHGRSATRGLRAIPVDGSVVGDDVGAVGAACVVLDSVLTPRATDLYLDD from the coding sequence ATGGGCATGCGTCGCGGCACCAATCTTCCCCGTATGGGCGACTTCAACCAGTCGGTGATCCTCGAGACGATCCGCCGCTCGGGCCAGGGGATGAGCAGGATCGAGCTCTCGGAGGCCACCGGGCTGTCGGCGCAGACCGTCACCAACATCACGCGTCGACTGCTCGACGAGGGGTTCATCGAAGAAGCCGGGCGCACCATCACCGGGCCGGGGAAGCCGCGAGTGATGTTGCGGCTCGTGCCGCACAGCCGCTTCTCGATCGGGGTGCACCTCGATCCGTCGGTGATCACCTTCGTCCTCCTGGATCTCGCGGGGACGCCGGTGCGGCGTCGCGTTGCGCACACGCCTGCGACCGAGCCCCAGCGCATCGTCGCGGCGATGGCGGAAGCCGTCGGCGCGCTCATCGCGGATGCCGGGGTCGATCGCTCCGCGATCGCGGGGGTCGGCGTGGCGGCGCCGGGTCCGCTCGACGCGGCGAAGGGCACGGTGATCGACCCGCCGAAGCTCGACGGCTGGCATCGGGTGCCGTTGCGCGCCGTGCTCGCCGAGGCGACCGGTCTCGCTGTGACCCTCGAGAAGGACACGACGGCGGCCGCGGTCGGCGAGCTCTGGATGGGCAGGGGCCCCGCCGATGAGTCCTTCCTCTTCGTGTACCTCGGCACAGGTGTCGGCGCATCGCTCGTCAGAGCGGGGGAGCCCATCCCCGGCAGCTCCCGCAACTTCGGCGAAGTCGGTCACATCATGGTCGACCCGTACGGGCCGCGATGCACCTGCGGTTCGCGCGGATGCGTTGAGGTCGTGTGCACTCCGCAGGCGATCGTGGAGCAGGCGCAGCGGACAGGAGCCCTTCCGGGCCGCGACGACGCCTCCACGGTCGAGGAGCTCTTCACCGATCTGTGCGAACGCGCGGATCGCGGAGAAGCGCCAGCTCTGGATGCTCTTCGTGCGGCGGCGCGGAATCTCTCCGTGCTGATCGCTGCTCTGAGCAACGTGCTCGATGTCGACCGCGTGGTCCTCGGCGGCCCGTTCTGGTCTCGCGTGTCCGGCGTGTACCTCGACGTGATCCCCGGGGAGCTGCACGGGCGCAGCGCCACGCGCGGGCTGCGGGCCATTCCCGTCGACGGGTCGGTCGTCGGCGACGACGTCGGCGCGGTGGGTGCCGCGTGCGTGGTGCTGGACTCCGTGCTCACGCCTCGAGCGACCGATCTCTATCTCGACGACTGA
- a CDS encoding purine-nucleoside phosphorylase, translating to MSEIHSNPLDDPAANPFEVAAEAAADIARLTGVEKHDIALTLGSGWGKAADIIGETVATVPATEVTGFSKPALEGHVGTLRSIRTPDGKNVLVIGARTHYYEGHGVRRVVHSVRTAAAAGATIMVLTNGAGGIRETWKPGQPVLISDHINLTADSPLEGATFIDLTDLYSQRLRDIARTVDPTLDEGVYTQFRGPHYETPAEVQMAKIIGGHIVGMSTALEAIAARESGMEVLGFSLITNLAAGIQETPLSHAEVIEAGRLAEPVITKLLADVVEAL from the coding sequence ATGTCCGAGATTCACAGCAACCCCCTCGACGACCCCGCAGCGAACCCGTTCGAGGTCGCAGCGGAAGCCGCGGCCGACATCGCGCGCCTGACCGGCGTCGAGAAGCACGACATCGCCCTCACGCTCGGCAGCGGCTGGGGCAAGGCCGCCGACATCATCGGTGAGACCGTCGCCACCGTGCCCGCCACCGAGGTCACCGGTTTCTCCAAGCCCGCGCTGGAGGGCCACGTCGGCACGCTGCGCAGCATCCGCACCCCCGACGGCAAGAACGTGCTCGTCATCGGCGCACGCACGCACTACTACGAGGGCCACGGCGTGCGCCGGGTCGTGCACTCCGTGCGGACGGCCGCTGCCGCAGGAGCCACCATCATGGTGCTGACCAACGGCGCCGGCGGCATCCGCGAGACGTGGAAGCCCGGCCAGCCCGTGCTCATCAGCGACCACATCAACCTCACCGCCGACTCCCCGCTCGAGGGCGCGACGTTCATCGACCTCACCGACCTCTACTCCCAGCGCCTCCGCGACATCGCCCGCACCGTCGACCCCACTCTCGACGAGGGCGTCTACACCCAGTTCCGCGGACCTCACTACGAGACGCCGGCCGAGGTGCAGATGGCGAAGATCATCGGCGGTCACATCGTCGGCATGTCGACCGCCCTCGAGGCCATCGCGGCACGCGAGTCGGGCATGGAGGTGCTCGGGTTCTCGCTGATCACGAACCTCGCTGCCGGCATCCAGGAGACGCCGCTCAGCCACGCCGAGGTCATCGAGGCAGGCCGGCTCGCCGAGCCGGTCATCACCAAGCTCCTCGCCGACGTGGTCGAGGCGCTATGA
- a CDS encoding class I SAM-dependent RNA methyltransferase, translating to MTSSAGTVLELDITGIAHGGIFVARHEGRVVFVSDAIPGERVRARVTESGDGRSFWRAETIDVLEASPHRRAHVWPEADLDHDPAERPGGADLGHIDLGHQRSLKKQVLAEALDRFAGGGLDAPDVEAVDDSDGTGWRTRVRLHVDDDGVVGPFAARSHRVIPVSTHPLARPAVAEVASQVTGRPGSIDLVEPGDGRVRILRREDGGTSWARGRSPRRRSQASKAHPEVVYEAVGDRRFAVDANGFWQVHPRAAAVLDGAVRDLLAGRVDPSATHYDLYGGVGLFAAALGELGGSEVVTVESSPRATGHARENLADLGVRAVTARVDRFLSGLPKGGRAGAVVLDPPRSGAGRAVVESLDALRPDAIAYVACDPVALSRDLGTFRGLGWDVAALRAFDLFPHSHHVEVVALLTR from the coding sequence ATGACTTCTTCGGCGGGGACCGTGCTCGAGCTGGACATCACGGGGATCGCCCACGGCGGGATCTTCGTCGCCCGGCACGAAGGCCGCGTCGTCTTCGTCTCCGACGCGATCCCGGGGGAGCGGGTGCGGGCACGGGTGACGGAGTCCGGCGACGGCAGGAGCTTCTGGCGGGCCGAGACTATCGACGTCCTCGAGGCGTCCCCCCACCGCCGGGCCCACGTCTGGCCGGAGGCCGACCTCGACCACGATCCGGCGGAGCGGCCGGGCGGCGCGGACCTCGGGCACATCGACCTGGGCCACCAGCGTTCCCTCAAGAAGCAGGTGCTGGCGGAGGCCCTCGACCGGTTCGCCGGCGGAGGTCTCGACGCCCCGGACGTGGAGGCCGTCGACGACTCCGACGGCACCGGGTGGCGCACGCGTGTGCGGCTGCACGTCGACGACGACGGCGTGGTCGGCCCGTTCGCGGCGCGCAGCCACCGAGTGATCCCGGTCTCCACGCATCCGCTGGCCCGTCCCGCGGTGGCCGAGGTCGCGTCGCAGGTGACGGGCCGCCCTGGATCGATCGACCTCGTGGAGCCGGGTGATGGACGGGTGCGCATCCTGCGGCGGGAGGACGGCGGAACCTCGTGGGCTCGCGGACGCTCCCCCCGACGGCGCTCGCAGGCCTCGAAGGCGCATCCCGAGGTCGTGTACGAGGCGGTGGGCGATCGGCGCTTCGCCGTCGATGCGAACGGCTTCTGGCAGGTGCATCCGCGCGCGGCGGCAGTGCTCGACGGTGCGGTGCGTGACCTCCTGGCAGGCAGGGTCGACCCGTCGGCGACGCACTACGACCTGTACGGCGGCGTCGGGCTCTTCGCCGCCGCGCTCGGGGAGCTCGGCGGGTCCGAGGTCGTCACGGTCGAGTCGAGCCCACGCGCGACCGGGCATGCACGCGAGAATCTCGCAGACCTCGGGGTGCGGGCCGTCACGGCGCGCGTTGACCGCTTCCTCTCCGGTCTCCCCAAGGGTGGTCGCGCGGGAGCCGTCGTGCTCGACCCGCCCCGGTCGGGGGCAGGGCGGGCGGTCGTGGAGTCGCTCGACGCCCTTCGACCCGACGCGATCGCGTACGTCGCGTGCGATCCCGTCGCCCTCTCGCGCGATCTGGGGACGTTCCGCGGCCTCGGCTGGGATGTGGCGGCGCTGCGCGCCTTCGATCTCTTCCCGCACTCCCATCATGTCGAGGTCGTCGCCCTCCTCACCCGCTGA